In Phytoactinopolyspora mesophila, the following are encoded in one genomic region:
- a CDS encoding GNAT family N-acetyltransferase, whose product MSVSIATESPLQDDVRRLIAGLNEHLLPLSPVEFQFGMTVEQMTGADTIVFVARNEAGEAVGCGALKVHPSGLGEVKRMFTVPEVRGARVGSQILDVIIERARAEGLTCLMLETGVGPGFAGAWRLYQRKGFVSRGPFLDYPDSGWSAFFELGLTSRVSASESPSM is encoded by the coding sequence ATGTCGGTTTCCATCGCGACTGAATCTCCGTTGCAGGACGACGTGCGCCGGCTGATCGCCGGGCTGAACGAGCACCTGCTGCCTCTGTCGCCCGTCGAGTTCCAGTTCGGCATGACCGTCGAGCAAATGACCGGTGCGGACACCATCGTCTTCGTCGCCCGGAACGAGGCCGGCGAGGCTGTCGGCTGTGGCGCCCTCAAAGTGCATCCCAGCGGGCTGGGCGAGGTCAAACGCATGTTCACCGTTCCGGAGGTACGTGGTGCCCGAGTGGGGTCGCAGATCCTCGATGTGATCATCGAGCGGGCCCGCGCCGAAGGGCTCACCTGCCTGATGCTGGAGACCGGCGTCGGCCCCGGATTCGCCGGTGCGTGGCGGCTGTACCAGCGCAAGGGCTTCGTATCTCGAGGGCCGTTTCTGGATTATCCGGACAGCGGCTGGTCGGCTTTCTTCGAGCTTGGGCTGACCAGCCGGGTATCCGCGTCTGAGAGCCCGTCCATGTGA
- a CDS encoding winged helix-turn-helix transcriptional regulator translates to MSREVIDGLKFGKGDVFDINCPARTILDHVTSRWGVLVLAALSQGPMRFSELRRRVTGVSEKMLSQTLRTLVSDGFIGREVTPAVPPQVSYSLTPLGADLAQRVVELVNWIDHHVADPRLATSNP, encoded by the coding sequence GTGAGCAGAGAGGTCATCGACGGCCTGAAGTTCGGTAAAGGTGACGTATTCGACATCAACTGCCCAGCCCGGACCATCCTCGACCACGTGACGAGCCGCTGGGGTGTGCTCGTCCTGGCCGCACTCTCCCAAGGGCCGATGCGTTTCAGCGAGCTCCGCCGCCGCGTCACCGGGGTGAGCGAGAAGATGCTGAGCCAGACGCTTCGCACGCTGGTGTCAGATGGCTTCATCGGCCGGGAGGTCACACCGGCCGTTCCGCCCCAGGTGTCGTACAGCCTGACCCCGCTCGGTGCTGATCTGGCGCAACGCGTCGTCGAACTGGTCAATTGGATTGATCACCACGTCGCCGACCCCAGGTTGGCAACCAGCAACCCATGA
- a CDS encoding NAD(P)H-binding protein encodes MIVVTGVTGNLGRLAAEDLLARVPAADVAVVARNPAAAKSFADRGVEVRHGDYDDPSTLGTAFAGANRLLFVSGSDITPGVRARQHQAVVDAAVDAGVGHVVYTSAITAPDAQGFLADHTITEAALRDSGLTHTLLRNSFYHHYFVNPGLAAAVDAGELTAPVIGHPLVTATIEDLALAASLVLTGDGHEDAAYELRGVPWTYEELAKTLSEVSGRPVRYRELTDDEVDPQTAFTLPFLRQLEFGEPTKDLENLLGRPPSSLADTVRRALDA; translated from the coding sequence ATGATCGTTGTCACTGGTGTCACCGGGAATCTGGGCAGGCTCGCCGCCGAGGATCTGCTCGCCAGAGTCCCGGCCGCTGACGTCGCCGTCGTCGCCCGTAACCCCGCGGCAGCCAAGAGCTTTGCCGATCGCGGTGTTGAAGTCCGGCACGGAGATTACGACGACCCCAGCACCCTCGGGACCGCGTTCGCGGGGGCGAACCGTCTGTTGTTCGTCTCCGGGTCCGACATCACGCCCGGCGTCCGCGCGCGCCAGCATCAGGCGGTGGTCGATGCCGCGGTAGACGCCGGCGTCGGGCACGTGGTCTACACGAGCGCCATCACCGCGCCGGACGCCCAAGGGTTCCTGGCCGACCACACCATCACCGAGGCCGCGCTGCGCGATTCCGGCCTGACCCACACGCTGCTGCGCAACTCCTTCTACCACCACTACTTCGTCAACCCCGGGCTGGCCGCTGCCGTGGACGCCGGTGAGCTGACGGCTCCAGTCATCGGGCACCCGCTGGTCACGGCCACGATCGAGGATCTGGCCCTGGCTGCCAGCCTCGTCCTGACCGGCGACGGCCATGAAGACGCCGCCTACGAGCTGCGGGGTGTCCCGTGGACGTATGAGGAGCTGGCAAAGACGCTGAGTGAGGTCAGCGGACGTCCGGTTCGGTATCGCGAGCTCACCGACGACGAGGTCGATCCACAAACCGCTTTCACGCTGCCGTTCCTCCGGCAACTGGAATTCGGTGAGCCGACCAAGGACCTCGAGAACCTGCTCGGGCGCCCGCCTTCGAGCCTGGCCGACACCGTGCGGCGCGCGCTCGACGCCTAG
- a CDS encoding propionyl-CoA synthetase, which translates to MATEPSYNDVYRRSMRDPEDFWAEAAAGIDWDRPWDRVLDATNAPFYRWFTGGRLNTCYNALDRHVEGGRADQPALIYDSPVTGTSTTYTYVELRDAVALFAGALAAQGVGHGDRVVIYMPMVPEAVVAMLACARLGAIHSVVFGGFAANELAKRIEDARPVVVVSASCGIEPTRTVAYKPLLDDALDLVTEKPRRCIILQRPQLTADLDPTRDIAWDDALAGVGPADCVPVAATDPLYILYTSGTTGQPKGIVRDNGGHAVALNWSMRNVYGIEPGEVFWTASDVGWVVGHSYIVYAPLLAGATTVLYEGKPVGTPDAGAFWRVAAEHGVQVMFTAPTAFRAIRQQDPEGTHIDRYDLANLRALFLAGERCDPETLRWAEEKLRIPVVDHWWQTETGWAIAATCLGIEHLPVVPGSPGRPVPGWDVRVLDDQGRELPRGQTGALTVRLPMPPGAAPTLWNADERFRETYLSAFPGYYQTADAGYIDDDGHVFVMARTDDIINVAGHRLSTGAIEEVLATHPDVAECAVIGAADELKGQLPVGLLVLKAGVERPHGEIAAEVVQMVRDRIGAVAAFKTATVVPRLPKTRSGKILRATMRKIADGEEYTPPPTIDDPAILDEIAESLHPSSR; encoded by the coding sequence ATGGCGACGGAGCCGAGCTACAACGACGTGTATCGGCGCTCTATGCGGGATCCGGAAGACTTCTGGGCGGAGGCGGCAGCCGGAATCGACTGGGACCGGCCCTGGGACCGGGTGCTCGACGCCACCAATGCGCCCTTCTACCGCTGGTTCACCGGAGGCCGGCTGAACACCTGCTACAACGCGCTCGACCGGCATGTCGAGGGCGGGCGCGCCGATCAGCCCGCGCTGATCTACGACTCCCCCGTCACCGGCACCTCGACCACCTATACATACGTGGAGCTGCGGGACGCGGTGGCGTTGTTCGCCGGTGCGCTGGCCGCCCAGGGCGTCGGGCACGGCGATCGAGTGGTGATCTACATGCCGATGGTGCCCGAAGCAGTCGTCGCCATGCTGGCGTGCGCCCGGCTTGGAGCGATCCACTCAGTGGTGTTCGGCGGTTTCGCCGCCAATGAGCTGGCCAAGCGGATCGAGGACGCCCGGCCCGTCGTCGTTGTGTCGGCGTCCTGTGGCATCGAGCCGACCCGAACGGTGGCCTACAAGCCGTTGCTCGACGATGCCCTGGACCTCGTAACGGAGAAACCCCGCCGTTGCATCATCCTCCAGCGCCCGCAGCTGACCGCTGATCTCGATCCGACACGCGACATCGCCTGGGACGACGCGCTCGCGGGCGTCGGTCCGGCGGACTGCGTGCCAGTAGCGGCCACCGATCCGCTGTACATCCTGTACACGTCGGGAACGACGGGCCAGCCCAAGGGGATCGTGCGCGACAACGGCGGGCATGCCGTCGCGCTGAACTGGTCGATGCGCAACGTGTATGGGATAGAGCCCGGCGAGGTCTTCTGGACCGCCTCCGACGTCGGGTGGGTCGTCGGGCACTCCTACATCGTCTACGCTCCGCTGCTGGCCGGAGCCACCACCGTCCTGTACGAAGGCAAGCCGGTGGGCACACCCGACGCCGGCGCGTTCTGGCGAGTAGCCGCCGAACACGGCGTTCAAGTGATGTTCACCGCTCCCACGGCGTTTCGTGCCATCCGCCAGCAAGACCCTGAGGGGACCCACATCGACCGCTATGACCTGGCGAATCTTCGCGCGCTGTTCCTGGCCGGTGAACGATGCGATCCCGAAACACTGCGCTGGGCTGAAGAGAAGCTGCGGATACCCGTCGTCGACCACTGGTGGCAGACGGAGACCGGCTGGGCGATCGCCGCGACCTGCCTCGGCATAGAACATCTGCCAGTGGTGCCCGGCTCCCCTGGCCGCCCGGTCCCGGGCTGGGACGTGCGGGTGCTGGACGATCAAGGCCGCGAGCTGCCACGTGGCCAGACCGGCGCCTTGACCGTGCGGCTACCGATGCCACCTGGTGCGGCTCCGACGCTGTGGAACGCCGACGAGCGGTTCCGCGAAACCTACCTGTCCGCGTTTCCTGGTTACTACCAAACCGCCGACGCCGGCTACATCGACGACGACGGCCACGTGTTCGTGATGGCGCGCACTGACGACATCATCAATGTCGCCGGGCACCGGCTGTCCACGGGCGCCATCGAGGAGGTCTTGGCCACGCATCCTGACGTCGCCGAGTGTGCGGTGATCGGCGCAGCCGACGAACTCAAAGGTCAGCTTCCGGTCGGGCTCCTGGTGCTCAAGGCCGGGGTGGAGCGCCCGCACGGCGAGATCGCCGCGGAGGTGGTCCAGATGGTGCGCGACCGGATCGGCGCCGTCGCCGCGTTCAAGACGGCCACCGTCGTGCCCCGATTGCCCAAGACCCGCTCCGGGAAGATCCTGCGGGCGACGATGCGCAAGATCGCCGACGGTGAGGAGTACACGCCGCCGCCGACCATCGACGATCCCGCGATCCTGGATGAGATCGCCGAGTCCCTGCACCCCAGCTCCCGATGA
- a CDS encoding GNAT family N-acetyltransferase — protein sequence MRLERLRPDHAQALLTFEQENRAYFARSVPDRGDAYFAEFSARHHALLDEQDTGSIHFHLVLDEDDVVVGRVNLVDVAGGTAELGYRIAESASGKGVAKAAVREVCRLAAETYELVTLTAVTTHDNPASKAVLEGSGFTAVEDIIADGRPGVRYQLHLPAPAPHDHEH from the coding sequence ATGCGACTCGAACGGCTCCGCCCAGATCACGCACAAGCGCTGCTGACCTTCGAGCAAGAAAACCGGGCGTACTTCGCCAGGTCAGTGCCGGATCGCGGGGATGCGTATTTCGCCGAGTTCAGCGCCCGCCATCATGCGCTCCTCGACGAGCAGGACACTGGCTCGATCCACTTCCACCTCGTACTCGACGAGGACGACGTCGTCGTGGGCCGGGTCAACCTGGTGGACGTCGCCGGCGGCACGGCCGAACTGGGCTACCGGATCGCCGAAAGCGCCAGCGGCAAAGGCGTGGCGAAGGCAGCCGTCCGAGAGGTATGCAGGCTGGCCGCTGAGACATATGAGCTGGTCACCCTCACCGCCGTCACCACCCATGACAACCCGGCGTCCAAGGCCGTGCTCGAGGGTAGCGGCTTCACCGCCGTCGAAGACATCATCGCCGACGGTCGTCCCGGTGTCCGGTACCAGCTCCACCTCCCCGCCCCAGCTCCCCATGATCATGAACACTAG
- a CDS encoding SDR family oxidoreductase, with product MLLNDKVAVVYGGGGFVGGAVARSFAAEGARVFLAGRTSAKLEKVAAAITDAGGKAHVAVLDTLDEEAVDQHADDVAASAGRIDIAFNAVTFGDVQGALLIDMPVSHATQPVNDAMRSHFLTVRANARHMASQRSGVIMTCTGYGAPSPELGATMVAWNVLEGLYRQWACELGSHGIRVAWLRTGGFHESILGAADYTSIYNYSDGATVAVADTVTDDSVQEMVEALEADTMLGRLPTLAEAGASAVYLASDHARGVTATAINLTSGAMPD from the coding sequence GTGTTGCTCAACGACAAGGTGGCCGTGGTGTACGGCGGCGGCGGCTTCGTGGGCGGGGCCGTGGCCAGGTCGTTCGCGGCCGAAGGCGCGCGCGTCTTCCTGGCAGGGCGAACCTCGGCCAAGCTGGAGAAGGTGGCTGCCGCCATCACCGACGCCGGAGGCAAGGCACATGTGGCCGTGTTAGACACGCTTGACGAGGAAGCAGTCGACCAGCATGCCGACGACGTCGCTGCCAGCGCCGGCCGGATAGACATCGCGTTCAACGCCGTCACCTTCGGCGACGTCCAGGGCGCACTCTTGATCGACATGCCGGTTTCTCACGCAACCCAACCGGTCAATGACGCGATGCGGTCACATTTCCTGACCGTGCGCGCCAATGCCCGGCACATGGCCTCGCAACGATCCGGCGTCATCATGACCTGCACGGGGTACGGTGCGCCCAGCCCTGAACTCGGCGCCACTATGGTGGCCTGGAACGTGCTCGAAGGGCTGTACCGGCAGTGGGCGTGCGAACTCGGCAGTCACGGTATCCGGGTGGCATGGTTGCGCACCGGCGGCTTCCACGAGTCGATTCTTGGCGCGGCGGACTACACGTCGATCTACAACTACTCCGACGGCGCCACCGTGGCCGTCGCGGATACCGTCACTGACGACTCGGTTCAGGAGATGGTCGAGGCGTTGGAAGCGGACACCATGCTCGGCAGGCTGCCGACACTCGCCGAGGCGGGGGCGAGCGCCGTCTACCTCGCCTCCGACCACGCGCGCGGTGTCACCGCGACCGCGATCAACCTCACCAGCGGAGCCATGCCGGACTGA